The following proteins are encoded in a genomic region of Channa argus isolate prfri chromosome 3, Channa argus male v1.0, whole genome shotgun sequence:
- the alkbh5 gene encoding RNA demethylase ALKBH5 has protein sequence MADMAASGYSDLREKLKSMTPHTDEYKNKYVDRTSNGSDKSRKRKYRESDDDEYEHSDDSSDLREQEAHRVSSSIQQKSIFTPEECALIEEKIDQVVAKGEAGLYREHTVDRAPLRNKYFFGEGYTYGAQLEKRGPGQERLYRKGEVDEIPSWVHELVINRLVSNGVIPEGFVNSAVINDYQPGGCIVSHVDPLHIFARPIVSVSFFSDSALCFGCRFQFKPIRVSEPVFVLPVRRGSVTVLSGYAADDITHCIRPQDIKERRAVIILRKTRPDAPRLDTYSPFSSFPAKRSASLKAKRSHRKAEPDAAHRPRVLEMDKEENRHPSLTRHRRHISSENHWRREQGYNKHSEGSGRKVKMRRH, from the exons ATGGCTGACATGGCAGCCAGCGGATACTCTGACCTCAGGGAGAAGCTGAAGTCCATGACTCCACACACAGACgagtacaaaaataaatacgtGGACAGGACAAGTAACGGCAGCGATAAAAGTCGAAAGCGCAAGTACAGGGAGTCCGATGACGATGAATACGAGCACAGCGATGACAGCTCGGATCTCCGGGAGCAGGAGGCCCACAGGGTGAGCAGCAGCATCCAGCAGAAGAGCATCTTCACGCCAGAGGAATGTGCCCTCATCGAGGAGAAGATCGACCAGGTGGTCGCAAAAGGAGAGGCTGGACTTTACCGTGAGCACACCGTGGACAGGGCGCCCCTCCGCAACAAGTACTTTTTTGGGGAGGGCTACACGTACGGAGCTCAGCTGGAGAAGCGTGGACCGGGCCAGGAGAGGCTGTACCGCAAAGGCGAGGTGGATGAGATCCCCAGCTGGGTGCATGAGCTGGTCATCAATCGTCTAGTGTCCAATGGGGTGATCCCAGAAGGGTTTGTCAACAGTGCAGTCATCAATGATTATCAACCAGGTGGCTGCATTGTGTCACATGTAGACCCCCTGCACATCTTTGCACGGCCCATCGTCTCAGTGTCCTTTTTCAGTGACAGTGCTCTCTGCTTCGGCTGCCGCTTCCAGTTCAAGCCCATCCGGGTCTCTGAGCCTGTGTTTGTCCTGCCCGTGAGGAGAGGCAGTGTCACAGTGCTCAG TGGCTACgctgcagatgacatcacacatTGCATCCGACCCCAAGACATCAAAGAGCGGCGTGCAGTTATCATCCTCAGAAA GACCAGACCTGATGCTCCCCGATTGGACACGTATAGCCCTTTTAGCTCTTTCCCTGCAAAGAGATCTGCGTCTCTTAAAGCGAAACGCTCTCATCGCAAAGCAGAACCTGATGCTGCTCACAG GCCAAGGGTTCTGGAGATGGATAAGGAAGAGAACAGACATCCTTCGCTTACCCGTCATCGTCGTCACATCAGCTCAGAAAACCACTGGAGACGTGAGCAGGGCTACAATAAACACAGCGAGGGTTCGGGACGCAAAGTCAAAATGAGACGACACTGA